In a genomic window of Helianthus annuus cultivar XRQ/B chromosome 10, HanXRQr2.0-SUNRISE, whole genome shotgun sequence:
- the LOC110881555 gene encoding paired amphipathic helix protein Sin3-like 2 has product MLNMYRKEQKGINEVYHEVAALFDDQPDLLDEFTKFMPDASAAASAHNASLGRHRYDEQRSSAMGPHKQAQMDIKPRGGSRQDRINGSHPKLDLNADEDDKTSMKFHKDQRKRSEKESRDRRTYDQDYKEPDHDANRDTHHIEKRKSSSKIEDFGVHSGVAAM; this is encoded by the exons ATGTTGAACATGTATCGGAAAGAACAAAAGGGCATCAATGAAGTTTACCATGAAGTTGCTGCACTTTTTGACGATCAACCCGATCTTCTAGACGAATTCACAAAGTTTATGCCAGATGCATCTGCCGCCGCATCCGCGCATAATGCTTCGTTGGGACGACACCGTTACGATGAACAACGGAGCTCTGCAATGGGTCCACATAAACAGGCGCAAATGGATATCAAG CCACGAGGAGGCAGCCGACAAGATCGGATCAACGGTTCGCATCCCAAGCTGGATCTAAATGCTGACGAGGATGACAAAACATCGATGAAGTTTCACAAGGACCAGAGAAAGCGGTCTGAAAAAGAAAGCAGGGATCGAAGAACCTATGATCAGGATTACAAAGAGCCCGATCATGATGCTAATAGAGACACGCATCATATCGAAAAACGAAAATCTTCAAGCAAGATTGAAGATTTTGGAGTTCATTCAGGTGTGGCCGCGATGTGA
- the LOC110881678 gene encoding uncharacterized protein LOC110881678 yields MSTSSNSSCNTIQIPKIFKVDMDGKLYCHHEIRAVIRVAGRRSVRCGAEFYGCSQWPRDDCKFFMWKKDFDKLFEVHSTCSSSAVTRSDAMTGNEYNLQLRNNLLSQENNMLKRQICAKEFMLKQQFVFSLFVIIAMLFYIVYRI; encoded by the exons ATGTCTACTTCTTCCAACTCTTCATGTAATACCATCCAAATCCCTAAAATATTCAAGGTGGACATGGATGGGAAGTTGTATTGTCATCACGAGATCAGAGCTGTTATTCGCGTAGCAGGAAGGAGAAGTGTTCGATGTGGTGCTGAATTTTACGGTTGCTCACAATGGCCG CGAGACGACTGCAAGTTCTTTATGTGGAAAAAAGATTTCGACAAATTATTCGAAGTTCATTCAACTTGCAGCTCAAGTGCAGTTACAAGAAGTGATGCTATGACCGGGAATGAATATAATTTGCAATTGCGGAACAACTTGCTATCTCAAGAGAACAATATGTTGAAACGACAAATTTGTGCGAAAGAATTCATGTTGAAGCAGCAGTTTGTGTTTAGTTTGTTTGTTATCATTGCCATGTTGTTTTACATAGTGTATCGAATTTAA